In Candidatus Omnitrophota bacterium, the genomic stretch GCTTCCATAATGCCTGGACCACCACCAGTAATAACAGTGTATCCTTCTTTTCCTAAAAGATACGCTGTCTTTTCTGCTCTTTTATACATTTCATGATCCACCGCAAGACGTGCCGAACCAAAAATTGTAACAGCTCTTCCAACCTTCGAAAGAACATCGAACCCATCAACAAATTCAGACATAATTCGAAAAACACGCCACGGGTCTTCCATGGTGACAATATCATCTTTTACTTTTCTTCTATTTTGCATATCTCACCACCTTAAAGTTTTTTGCCACACTTGTTTTAACGCATTAATATTAGATTTAATACAAATCTCTTCATCTAGCCCGTAGACTGTCATTTCTTTTTCTTGTTTGACGCGACCAATAAGCCCAAAAGAAACACCCTTGAGCAACAATTCAAATCTAGCTTGATTCTTAGGCTCAACTTCAACAACAATCCTTGAATTTGATTCAGAAAACAAAATAACATCATTTTGTTTTTGTTGATCTTTATATGGAACTTTCTTCAATGAAATCGTGGCACCAAGTCCGCCACTAAAAGCCATTTCAGAGATAGCGACAGCAAGGCCTCCTTCGGAACAATCGTGAGCAGACCGAACAAGCTTTTTAGCAATCGCCTTTTCAACCGCTTTAAAATTTCTCAAAGCTGTCTTCGTGTTCACTTTTGGAACACTCATCCCCAGACTTCCTAAAGTATCCAAATAAATTGAACCACCCATTTCATTAAATGTATCACCAATCACATAAATTAAATTACCGTCTTCCTTAAAATCCATGGTCACTGTCTTTTCAACATCATCAACAAGTCCCATCGCAGAAATCAGAATCGTTCCAGGGATCGATATCGTTTTTCCTTTTTGCGCATATTCGTTATAAAAACTATCTTTCCCAGAAATAAACGGAGTCTTGTAGCCAATTGCGACATCTCTGCATCCTTGCGCCGCTCGCACAAGCGAACCAAGGCGATCCGGCTTATCAGGATTACCCCAGCAAAAATTATCTAAAATAGCAATATTATCAAGCCTTCCTCCAACAACGATAATTTGGCGAATCGCCTCATCAATACAAGATGCTGCCATCCAATAAGGATCAATCATGCCAAAACGTACATTGATACCGTTAGAAATAGCGATACCTTTTTTTGAATCAAATTTTGGTCGAACAACACTTGCGTCCGATGGCCCATCACAATTAATCCCAACAAAAGGCTTTATAACGCTACCACCTTGTACTTCGTGATCATAGCGACGTACCACATTTTCTTTAGAGCAAACATTGTAATGAGACAAAACACTTTCTAAATTCTTTGTTAGATTCTTACCCAAAGGTCTCTTAGGATCTTTTCCCTTTGGTGGCTGCCAAATAGCTTTCTTGGCAATCTTAGGAATACCATCATACAAAAATTTCATATCCAAATCACAAACTTGAACCCCTTTATAAAAAATCTCTAATCTTTTCGTAGAAGTAAACTCGCCAATAACAGTTGCCTCAACATTTTCTGATGAACATAACGCAAGGAGCTTCTTAATATTCTTTTTAGGAACAGAAATAACCATGCGCTCCTGCGATTCAGAAATCCAAATTTCTTCATATGTTAATCCATCATATTTTGTTGGAGCTTTGTCTAAATCCACACGACATCCAAGTTTTTCAGCCATTTCGCCAACTGCTGAAGAGAATCCTCCAGCTCCACAATCAGTGATTGATGTATATAAATTCTGATCTCTTGCCTGTAAAAGAACATCCAGTGTCTTTTTTTCCTGAATTGGATCTCCGATCTGAACGGCCCCAGAAGAAACAGTTTCAGACTCTTCAGTCAATTCTCCAGAAGAAAAAGTTGCTCCATGAATACCATCGCGGCCTGTGCGCCCACCAAGACTAACAATTAGATCTCCTTTATTCGCTTCTTTCTCTACCTTATCTTTTGGCAAAATCCCAACAGTGCCACAATAAACAAGCGGATTTCCTACAAAACGCTCATCAAAAAGGATAGATCCGTTTACCGTTGGAATACCCATTTTATTACCATAATCACGAACACCATTAACAACGCCTTTCATCACGCGCTTAGGGTGCAACGATCCTTCGGGCAAATCCTCAAACGACATCTCAGGTGATGCAAAACAAAAAATATCCGTATTACAAATTGGCTTAGCTCCCAAACCAGTCCCTAAAGAATCACGAATAACACCACCAATTCCTGTGTTAGCGCCACCAAAAGGCTCTAGCGCAGAGGGATGATTATGCGTCTCAACTTTAAAACATACATGAGAATCTTTATCAAACTTAATAACACCCGAATTATCATGAAAAACAGATACGCACCAAGGTGCGTTAATTTCATAAGTAGCTTTAACAATCGTTGATTTCAAAAGATTACGAATCATGGACGTCTTCTTTTTTCCATTCTCAATATGAGTATATTCAATGTCCCCTCGAAATGTCTTGTGATGACAGTGCTCACTCCATGTTTGCGCAATCGTTTCTACTTCGCAATCAGTAGGATTTCGCTTTAATTTTCGAAAATATTTCTGAATCTCTCTCATCTCATTTAAGTTCAAGAAAAGCTGACCTTTTTGACTTAGCTTAAGAAGA encodes the following:
- the purL gene encoding phosphoribosylformylglycinamidine synthase subunit PurL is translated as MIWRVEIKDKESVFDAVGQAVACDIQDLGITSISKVLVEQVFLIDGQIASKEIHKICRELLVDPVVQDYVCFQETTPSLSKFEQKDFKTVEIAYNPGVMDPVEKSTLKGIKDLGIMNVSSVRTAKKYLLFGKPTEKELDIIIKRILSNKLIQHVVDHSSKTSKLTKKIKEKKDIKAVVVDILNLKDEDLLKLSQKGQLFLNLNEMREIQKYFRKLKRNPTDCEVETIAQTWSEHCHHKTFRGDIEYTHIENGKKKTSMIRNLLKSTIVKATYEINAPWCVSVFHDNSGVIKFDKDSHVCFKVETHNHPSALEPFGGANTGIGGVIRDSLGTGLGAKPICNTDIFCFASPEMSFEDLPEGSLHPKRVMKGVVNGVRDYGNKMGIPTVNGSILFDERFVGNPLVYCGTVGILPKDKVEKEANKGDLIVSLGGRTGRDGIHGATFSSGELTEESETVSSGAVQIGDPIQEKKTLDVLLQARDQNLYTSITDCGAGGFSSAVGEMAEKLGCRVDLDKAPTKYDGLTYEEIWISESQERMVISVPKKNIKKLLALCSSENVEATVIGEFTSTKRLEIFYKGVQVCDLDMKFLYDGIPKIAKKAIWQPPKGKDPKRPLGKNLTKNLESVLSHYNVCSKENVVRRYDHEVQGGSVIKPFVGINCDGPSDASVVRPKFDSKKGIAISNGINVRFGMIDPYWMAASCIDEAIRQIIVVGGRLDNIAILDNFCWGNPDKPDRLGSLVRAAQGCRDVAIGYKTPFISGKDSFYNEYAQKGKTISIPGTILISAMGLVDDVEKTVTMDFKEDGNLIYVIGDTFNEMGGSIYLDTLGSLGMSVPKVNTKTALRNFKAVEKAIAKKLVRSAHDCSEGGLAVAISEMAFSGGLGATISLKKVPYKDQQKQNDVILFSESNSRIVVEVEPKNQARFELLLKGVSFGLIGRVKQEKEMTVYGLDEEICIKSNINALKQVWQKTLRW